One window of Papaver somniferum cultivar HN1 chromosome 9, ASM357369v1, whole genome shotgun sequence genomic DNA carries:
- the LOC113311129 gene encoding uncharacterized protein LOC113311129, translating to MMDISLGSSTLLLLTSLPLLPLLRLLAGPGSAGNSVATRTRKRKASVDAATPTPAESSKRKGKLKTVIDLEASYEDPKATEEVPDDEVMGDIEDTGLSPHLNDIEEDFSKDILSHVRAGSVEGENLLSGSGAQLINPVSVQAPVPASSLKMPSFCDPSGTLHVVSATAEAAVVASKSLPSSPSTSLQSSGSFAKVVTPVVRVGSSDSQPKKKVVISLASFSFNATPTSLGSAQFVSTTPASKVVGPLPSSPDWTRLGNLPSAGDMDLGGAHAFPSVPSSSTMSSLRRGDGSAVMPLVRSQVFEGVVVEPSQGKLSENLSLGSSDGAILEAVLRDSKSPFLLGLITIVLVVLLRWILIWMCYLLSIMRLKSCSLTRIASALVRSLVRSVGVASRRWRISWTPTPISSLASQHSQSMLAIPYLRFIELSVLI from the exons atgatggatatcagccttgggtcttcaaccctgctgcttctcacgag TCTGCCCCTACTGCCCCTGCTTCGTCTGCTGGCTGGTCCGGGCTCTGCTGGTAACTCTGTGGCTACCAGGACTAGGAAGAGGAAGGCTTCAGTTGACGCAGCTAcaccaacacctgcggag TCTTCCAAGAGGAAGGGCAAGTTGAAAACTGTGATTGATCTTGAAGCTTCATATGAGGATCCCAAGGCTACCGAGGAGGTGCCGGATGATGAAGTCATGGGGGATATTGAGGATACCGGCCTCAGCCctcatttgaatgatattgaggaagatttttccaaggatatCCTCAGTCATGTTCGTGCTGGTTCGGTGGAGGGTGAAAATCTCCTTTCTGGTAGTGGTGCTCAGTTGATCAACCCTGTTAGCGTTCAAGCTCCTGTTCCTGCTTCgtctttgaagatgccttcgttttGTGACCCTAGCGGAACGTTGCATGTTGTCTCGGCTACTGCTGAAGCTGCTGTCGTAGCTTCCAAGAGCCTTCCTTCATCTCCTTCTACTTCGCTTCAGTCTAGTGGTTCATTTGCAAAGGTTGTTACCCCCGTGGTGAGGGTTGGTAGTTCAGATTCTcaaccgaagaagaaggttgtgatttcactagctagcttctccttcaatgctacgccAACATCATTGGGGAGCGCTCAGTTTGTTTCTACTACCCCTGCTAGCAAAGTTGTTGGACCTCtgccttcgtcaccagattggactagactgggtaatcttccttctgctggtgatatggacttaggcGGTGCTCATGCTTTCCCTTCGgttcctagctcatccaccatgtcgtctcttcgtcgtggtgacgGCTCAGCAGTCATGCCTCTTGTTCGTTCTCAAGTGTTTGAGGGAGTTGTTGTTGAGCCTAGCCAGGGTAAGCTGTCTGAGAACTTGAGCCTTGGTAGTTCTGATGGTGCCATTCTCGAAGCCGTCTTGCGGGACTCTAAGAGTCCTTTTCTGTTGGGGTTGATCACCATTGTCTTGGTAGTTCTTTTGAGGTGGATTCTCATCTGGATGTGCTATCTGCTCAGTATCATGCGGCTAAAGAGTTGTTCTTTGACCCGGATTGCCTCCGCTCTAGTCAGATctttggtgagatccgtaggGGTAGCATCCAGGAGATGGAGGATTTCATGGACACCTACGCCGATTTCTTCCCTCGCCTCTCAGCATTCTCA ATCGATGTTGGCTATACCTTATTTAAGGTTTATAGAGCTAAGTGTACTCATTTGA